One Granulicella sp. 5B5 DNA window includes the following coding sequences:
- the thiD gene encoding bifunctional hydroxymethylpyrimidine kinase/phosphomethylpyrimidine kinase encodes MTPTSSPSPAAKPFVALAIAGYDPSSGAGITADLQAFHAHGLFATTAITALTVQSTLGVAAVEPVSGDLLRRTLEHLQNDLPPDGIKIGMLGSAEIVSTVAEFLRSIAPRTTSKPPIPIVLDTVLISSSGTRLLAPQALQTLREDLLPLVGWATPNWHELALLSGQAVTSMPQGQSAATALMSTYPTLNLIVTGGDQDPPTDLLCLADGTLQTLYGEHIESRSTHGTGCAFSTAFLSNLIFKKTPLDAAKSAKHYVAEAIRRAPPIGHGKGPLNLLWPLHEIR; translated from the coding sequence GTGACCCCAACCAGCAGCCCATCTCCGGCCGCAAAGCCCTTTGTCGCCCTCGCCATCGCCGGCTACGATCCCTCCTCGGGCGCTGGAATCACCGCGGATTTACAGGCGTTTCACGCCCATGGCCTCTTCGCCACCACGGCGATTACCGCGCTCACCGTTCAGTCCACACTCGGCGTCGCAGCCGTCGAACCCGTCTCCGGAGACCTCCTCCGCCGCACCCTCGAACACCTCCAAAACGACCTTCCGCCAGACGGAATTAAGATCGGCATGCTGGGCAGCGCTGAGATCGTCTCCACCGTCGCCGAATTTCTCCGCTCAATCGCCCCGCGAACAACCTCTAAACCACCTATTCCCATCGTCTTAGACACCGTTCTGATCTCCAGCTCGGGCACCCGCCTCTTGGCCCCTCAAGCCCTCCAGACACTCCGCGAAGACCTCCTGCCCCTCGTCGGCTGGGCAACCCCCAACTGGCATGAACTGGCACTTCTGAGCGGCCAAGCGGTCACCTCAATGCCCCAGGGTCAGTCAGCAGCGACCGCCCTCATGAGCACCTATCCGACTCTTAACCTTATAGTTACGGGCGGCGACCAGGACCCGCCCACCGACCTCCTCTGCCTCGCCGACGGCACCCTCCAAACCCTCTACGGCGAGCACATCGAAAGCCGCTCCACGCACGGCACAGGCTGCGCTTTTTCCACAGCTTTTTTGTCGAATTTAATCTTCAAAAAAACGCCTCTTGATGCCGCAAAATCGGCCAAACACTACGTCGCCGAAGCCATCCGCCGCGCCCCACCCATCGGCCACGGCAAAGGCCCACTCAACCTCCTCTGGCCGCTTCACGAAATCAGGTGA
- a CDS encoding septal ring lytic transglycosylase RlpA family protein produces MSDPTMKVAGELQGKTRRFLKSGSFLALSLGLSAIGVASPTVKRVTAMRGGGHSTVVAKHHWFQIGKASWYGPGFHGHPTADGEIYDMYAMTCAHRTLPLGTWVRVTNLFNKKSVFLRVNDRGPVAPSLIADLSYAASKRLEFSGITKVKIEVVSPSDTHMAKKLVAELPMINDPAVFSPVPSPEPNLGLVAMVGDR; encoded by the coding sequence ATGAGTGATCCTACGATGAAAGTCGCGGGTGAGCTGCAGGGCAAGACCAGAAGGTTTTTGAAGAGCGGTAGTTTTCTGGCGCTGTCCCTGGGTTTGTCAGCCATCGGCGTCGCAAGTCCTACGGTGAAACGAGTAACGGCAATGAGAGGTGGGGGACATTCCACCGTCGTTGCGAAGCATCACTGGTTTCAGATTGGGAAGGCCTCCTGGTATGGTCCAGGATTCCATGGCCATCCCACAGCAGATGGGGAAATTTACGATATGTACGCTATGACGTGTGCGCATCGGACGTTGCCCCTGGGTACGTGGGTTCGAGTGACGAACCTGTTCAACAAGAAGTCGGTCTTTCTCCGGGTCAATGATCGGGGGCCAGTGGCTCCTAGTCTGATAGCTGACCTGTCCTACGCGGCCAGCAAGCGGCTGGAGTTCAGTGGGATTACGAAGGTGAAGATCGAAGTCGTCTCCCCGTCGGATACGCACATGGCCAAGAAGCTGGTAGCAGAACTTCCCATGATCAACGATCCTGCGGTATTTAGCCCGGTTCCGAGCCCTGAGCCGAACCTGGGCCTGGTAGCGATGGTCGGAGACCGCTAA
- the thiS gene encoding sulfur carrier protein ThiS — MTTSELSLHINGRPRTFPAIASPATLADLLTALELKADRIAVELNGEIAPRTQWPTLQIRSGDKLEIVHFVGGGR; from the coding sequence GTGACGACCTCCGAACTCTCGCTCCACATCAACGGCAGACCCCGCACCTTCCCAGCCATCGCCTCACCGGCCACGCTGGCCGACCTCCTCACCGCGCTGGAGCTCAAGGCCGACCGCATCGCCGTCGAGCTCAACGGAGAGATCGCCCCCCGCACCCAATGGCCCACGTTGCAAATTCGCTCCGGCGACAAGCTCGAGATCGTCCACTTCGTCGGCGGAGGACGCTAG